The bacterium genomic interval GGCGGGGCGATCGCCCGCCGCTGGAACTTCCCGGCGCCGGTCACCGAGGCGATCGAGCGCCACCACGACTACCCGCTCGCGGCCGGCTCGCCGATCCTCGACGCCGTCGTCGCCGCCAACTACGTCGCCAAGACGATCGGCGTCGGGCTCGGCGCGGAGGGGCTGAACATGAAGATCGACAACAGCTGCCTCAAGCGGCTGGGACTCGACTTCGAGGGGTTCTGCCGGCTCTGCGCGAAGACCGCCGCGCGGATGGCCGAACTGCGCAAGGCCTACGGCCTGTCCTGAAGCTTGGCGCGCCGCAGCCCCGAGACGCGCGCGAGGACCGCGCCGATCAGGACGATCTGCGCGTAGACGAACGCCGCCAGCATGACGATCGTCAACGACACCGTCGCCCCGTAGACCGTCGCCACGTCGAAGTGGGAGAGGTAGGCGGCCAGCGCCGTCTTCGACGCCGTCAGCAGCAACGCCGCCCAGAGCGCGCCGACCAAGGCGTCGCGCCACGGCACCCGCACGTCGGGGAGCACCTTGTAGGCGAATGCGGCGAGCCCGCCGGCGATCAGGAACGACGCCGCGAAGTCCACGATTTGGACGAGCCTCTTCGGCCCGGGCAGCAGTTCGGGGGCGGCGCGGCCGAGCGCGGAGAAGGCCGCGGTCAGCGCGTGGGCGGCGAGGATCAGCACGACGACGGCGACGACCAGCGCCAGCGCCGCGGCCCGCTCGACGATGAAGTGCGTCACCGGATGCCGGCGCGGCGCGACCCCCCAGATGATGTTGAGGCTCTTCTTGAGGTGCGAGAAGACGAGGACCGCGCCCCAGAGCAGCAGCACCAGCGTCGTCGTCGTTCCGATCACCGTCGTGCGGAAGAGGCGGATCTCCAGCAGAAACTGGCTGATCGGGCGCGCGCCGTGCTCGCCGAGCAGGTCCTGGGCGTGCGCGACGAGCTCCGCCCGCGCCTGGTCCTCGCCGAGCAGCTCGCCCATCACGGCGAGGACGATGCCGAAGAGGGGGAAGAGCGAGACCAGCGCGTAGTACGCCAGCGCGGCGCTGAGGTGCGTTCCCCGGACGTTGCGCCACAGGGCCCACACCTCGGCGAACCAGCCGGCGAACCGGCGTCGCGCGCGC includes:
- a CDS encoding HDOD domain-containing protein; protein product: GGAIARRWNFPAPVTEAIERHHDYPLAAGSPILDAVVAANYVAKTIGVGLGAEGLNMKIDNSCLKRLGLDFEGFCRLCAKTAARMAELRKAYGLS
- a CDS encoding YihY/virulence factor BrkB family protein produces the protein MTRRQLRRRSRRARRRFAGWFAEVWALWRNVRGTHLSAALAYYALVSLFPLFGIVLAVMGELLGEDQARAELVAHAQDLLGEHGARPISQFLLEIRLFRTTVIGTTTTLVLLLWGAVLVFSHLKKSLNIIWGVAPRRHPVTHFIVERAAALALVVAVVVLILAAHALTAAFSALGRAAPELLPGPKRLVQIVDFAASFLIAGGLAAFAYKVLPDVRVPWRDALVGALWAALLLTASKTALAAYLSHFDVATVYGATVSLTIVMLAAFVYAQIVLIGAVLARVSGLRRAKLQDRP